One window of the Nicotiana tabacum cultivar K326 chromosome 4, ASM71507v2, whole genome shotgun sequence genome contains the following:
- the LOC107828843 gene encoding L-type lectin-domain containing receptor kinase S.4-like, whose product MPTLCIPSSLVLYNVLLLLTLLPISIFSFSIGLGSHFDPNLGLIGDAKITKDGCFVQLTDPSKSSLSSGIVFQRIPFKFLDSNSFSTDFSFSISPHNGDGLSFVIVPTDFPSKFSKKMFGLSNERRYFGIEFDTLLNENVGDKNANHVGVNVGSIVSAKSTNVSFINLVLNSGKKLHSWVDYECTSKRLEVRLSEFGSPKPYDPLLVYQVDLGNMWKGEEVLAGLSSSTGSSFQVTSVYSWKFRVRSVPKWLHSQPADPHKIGNEHSLEKMANKRRFHLLAFLSGFIFATGCIALAAFVGLFLWVLLGNNSEVVIPAKSSVHPGDFRYEKVNVVVDDGSGHVKN is encoded by the coding sequence ATGCCCACATTGTGCATTCCCAGTAGCTTAGTGCTCTATAATGTTCTTCTTCTCTTGACTTTGCTCCCGATCTCCATTTTCTCCTTCTCAATTGGACTCGGTTCCCACTTTGATCCCAATCTTGGCCTTATTGGCGATGCTAAGATCACTAAAGATGGCTGCTTTGTGCAACTAACCGACCCATCAAAGTCTTCTCTGAGTTCCGGAATTGTCTTCCAGAGAATACCCTTCAAGTTTCTTGACTCCAATTCGTTTTCCACTGACTTCTCATTCTCTATCTCACCCCACAATGGTGATGGTCTTTCCTTCGTTATTGTTCCTACTGATTTCCCCTCCAAGTTTTCCAAGAAAATGTTCGGGCTTTCAAATGAAAGGCGGTATTTTGGGATTGAGTTTGATACTTTGTTGAACGAGAATGTTGGGGATAAAAATGCCAATCATGTGGGTGTGAACGTGGGCAGTATTGTTTCTGCAAAATCAACCAACGTTTCGTTCATCAACTTGGTGTTGAATAGTGGCAAAAAGCTGCATTCTTGGGTTGATTACGAATGCACTTCGAAAAGATTAGAGGTAAGACTAAGTGAATTCGGTAGTCCTAAGCCGTACGATCCCTTGTTAGTGTATCAGGTCGATTTGGGTAATATGTGGAAAGGCGAAGAAGTATTGGCGGGATTAAGTTCTTCTACTGGAAGTTCATTTCAAGTTACTAGTGTCTATTCATGGAAGTTCAGAGTGCGGAGTGTTCCAAAGTGGTTACATTCACAACCCGCGGATCCACACAAAATTGGGAACGAACATAGTCTGGAAAAGATGGCAAACAAAAGAAGGTTTCATCTTTTGGCATTTCTCTCTGGGTTTATCTTTGCGACAGGGTGTATAGCATTGGCCGCCTTTGTTGGACTGTTTTTGTGGGTGCTACTTGGCAATAATTCGGAGGTAGTGATCCCAGCAAAGAGCTCTGTGCATCCTGGAGATTTCAGGTATGAAAAGGTCAATGTGGTTGTAGATGATGGTTCAGGCCATGTTAAAAACTAA